The Oscillatoria sp. FACHB-1407 genome window below encodes:
- a CDS encoding PDDEXK nuclease domain-containing protein, which yields MSKNPLVSPANYHEFLTSLKERIRRSQVQAALAVNQELISLYWQIGRDILLKEQEQGWGAKIVDRLALDLKREFPEIKGFSARNIRYMKAFAEAYPDQSILQRCVAKLPWRHNIALLEKLKLNEERLWYAEQAVENGWSRDILVLQIENQLHRRMGGATTNFEQILPKPQSDLANSLLKDPYHLEFLSLSKDAQERDLENALVTHIRDFLLELGVGFAFVGSQFPIEVDGREYRIDMLFYHLRLRCYVVVELKIGDFQPSFGSQVNFYISAIDDLVRHPDDQPTIGLILCTSKSKTVVEYALRNLTTPIGVATHRLAKQIEDSLPSIEQLEMELEAIASEVTVESKESEA from the coding sequence GTGTCTAAAAATCCTCTTGTTTCTCCAGCCAACTATCATGAATTTCTGACTTCCCTCAAGGAGCGTATTCGTCGCTCTCAAGTCCAGGCCGCACTGGCAGTCAATCAGGAGCTAATCAGCCTGTATTGGCAGATTGGACGCGATATCCTGCTTAAGGAGCAGGAACAGGGTTGGGGAGCAAAAATTGTCGATCGACTGGCTCTGGACTTGAAACGAGAATTTCCTGAAATCAAAGGGTTCTCAGCTCGCAACATCCGTTACATGAAGGCTTTTGCAGAAGCCTATCCCGATCAATCAATCTTGCAACGCTGCGTTGCAAAATTACCCTGGCGACATAACATTGCGTTGCTTGAGAAGCTGAAATTGAACGAGGAGCGGCTGTGGTATGCAGAACAAGCTGTAGAGAATGGTTGGAGTCGAGATATATTAGTGCTCCAGATCGAGAATCAACTGCATCGGCGGATGGGAGGGGCGACAACTAATTTTGAGCAAATTCTACCGAAGCCACAGTCTGATCTTGCCAACAGTTTGTTAAAAGATCCCTATCATCTAGAGTTTTTATCGCTGAGCAAGGATGCCCAGGAGCGAGACTTAGAGAATGCGCTAGTCACTCACATTCGCGATTTTTTGCTCGAATTGGGAGTGGGGTTTGCCTTTGTTGGTAGTCAATTTCCCATTGAGGTTGATGGCAGGGAATATCGTATTGATATGCTCTTTTATCATCTTCGACTCCGCTGCTATGTCGTGGTAGAGCTAAAAATTGGAGACTTTCAACCCAGTTTTGGCTCACAGGTTAATTTTTATATCTCGGCGATCGACGATCTAGTTCGACATCCTGACGATCAGCCCACGATTGGTTTGATTTTGTGTACGTCAAAAAGTAAGACAGTAGTGGAGTATGCACTGCGCAACCTCACGACTCCGATAGGAGTGGCGACCCATCGTTTGGCGAAGCAAATTGAAGATAGTCTCCCGTCTATCGAGCAGTTGGAGATGGAGTTGGAGGCGATCGCCTCTGAGGTCACTGTGGAGAGTAAGGAATCAGAAGCATAA
- a CDS encoding DUF779 domain-containing protein: MVEKVTATDAALQLIEHLKQRHGLLMFHQSGGCCDGSSPMCYPVGEFIIGSADVLLGEIQGCPFYIGAQQYHHWKHTQLILDVAPGPGGNDFSLEGDSGERFITRSRLFSDAEQAAMQIN; encoded by the coding sequence ATGGTTGAAAAAGTCACGGCAACGGATGCAGCGTTGCAATTAATTGAGCATTTGAAACAGCGGCATGGGCTATTAATGTTTCATCAATCCGGTGGGTGTTGTGATGGCAGTTCACCCATGTGTTACCCAGTCGGGGAATTTATTATTGGTTCAGCCGATGTGCTGTTAGGTGAAATTCAAGGCTGCCCATTCTACATCGGTGCGCAGCAATATCATCACTGGAAACATACGCAACTCATTTTGGATGTTGCTCCCGGTCCCGGTGGTAATGATTTTTCGTTAGAAGGGGATTCAGGCGAACGCTTTATCACGCGATCGCGCCTCTTCAGTGATGCAGAGCAAGCTGCTATGCAGATAAATTAA
- a CDS encoding helix-turn-helix domain-containing protein, with amino-acid sequence MNELPPEMVRQTLDYIQERLSEEISLEAIANHLGISQYYFSHLFKQAMGVSPYQYVLQQRVERAKQLLKETDLSIADIALECGFANQNHLAKHFRSLVGMSPKAYRAS; translated from the coding sequence ATGAATGAATTACCACCAGAAATGGTAAGACAAACATTAGATTATATTCAGGAGCGTCTTAGTGAAGAGATTTCATTAGAAGCGATCGCAAACCATCTTGGCATCAGTCAGTATTACTTCAGTCACTTGTTTAAACAAGCTATGGGAGTTTCACCCTATCAGTACGTTCTACAACAACGAGTAGAGCGTGCGAAGCAGTTATTGAAAGAAACTGATCTATCGATTGCTGATATTGCATTAGAGTGTGGTTTTGCTAACCAAAATCATCTCGCAAAACACTTCCGCAGTTTGGTTGGAATGTCTCCTAAAGCCTATCGAGCTAGTTGA
- a CDS encoding NUDIX hydrolase, with translation MDTQWLKWAQKLQAIAQCGLTYSQNPFDIDRFQQVQQIAAEIMATHSNVEPNLVLDLFKRETGYATPKVDVRGAVFQNDKILLVKEKFDGLWTLPGGYVDVGEPPSLAVEREVYEESGYQTRAVKLLALYDRDHPRHNHPPFEHHIYKLFFLCELLGGSPIDNVETEEATFFAEDEIPDLSLSRVMPAQISRLFAHYRHPDWQTDFD, from the coding sequence ATGGATACTCAATGGCTAAAGTGGGCGCAGAAACTACAGGCGATCGCCCAGTGTGGGCTAACCTACAGCCAAAATCCCTTTGATATCGATCGGTTTCAGCAGGTGCAACAGATTGCCGCTGAAATCATGGCAACTCACTCTAATGTGGAACCCAATCTAGTGCTGGATCTGTTCAAACGGGAAACGGGATACGCTACTCCCAAAGTTGATGTCCGGGGTGCGGTTTTTCAGAATGACAAAATTCTCTTAGTTAAAGAAAAGTTTGACGGATTGTGGACGTTGCCTGGAGGGTATGTAGATGTGGGTGAACCGCCAAGCCTCGCAGTAGAGCGAGAAGTCTACGAGGAATCTGGTTATCAAACACGAGCCGTAAAGTTACTCGCGCTGTACGATCGCGACCATCCCCGTCACAATCATCCACCCTTTGAACATCACATTTACAAACTCTTTTTTCTGTGCGAGTTGTTAGGGGGTTCACCGATAGATAATGTAGAAACCGAAGAAGCCACTTTCTTTGCGGAAGATGAAATCCCAGATTTGTCTCTGTCTCGTGTGATGCCTGCTCAGATTAGTCGTCTATTCGCGCATTATCGTCATCCAGATTGGCAAACTGATTTTGATTAA
- a CDS encoding MerR family transcriptional regulator, with amino-acid sequence MLISELAKRSGLPIDTIRFYEKKGLIDSELINRKSNNYRDYSEASLERLVLIQRAKRLGFTLTEIQDWIKDFENDQLTVDQKRDILSRKLGQIDERIEEMKQMRQYLLTKIEHLGEWDGVLTERGPTKQGLMPS; translated from the coding sequence ATGCTGATTAGCGAACTTGCAAAACGATCTGGGTTACCGATTGATACAATTCGCTTTTACGAAAAGAAAGGCTTGATTGATTCTGAGTTGATTAATCGCAAGAGTAATAACTACAGGGACTATTCTGAGGCGAGTCTGGAGCGGTTAGTCTTGATTCAACGGGCAAAGCGATTAGGGTTTACACTCACTGAGATTCAAGATTGGATTAAAGACTTTGAGAATGATCAGCTAACGGTTGATCAGAAACGAGATATTTTGAGTCGAAAACTTGGACAAATTGATGAACGAATTGAAGAAATGAAGCAAATGAGACAGTATCTTTTGACTAAGATAGAGCACTTAGGCGAATGGGATGGAGTTCTCACAGAACGAGGGCCGACAAAACAAGGCTTGATGCCTTCTTGA
- a CDS encoding GAF domain-containing sensor histidine kinase, which translates to MVSNYLRLPASTRYSMSQSDFEIKAQSASEAPIQRVEQLAKANAVLKKTVDVLASEPEIDTALGHVLCVMSECLGSPSSALWLAAPNSDTFHVHLVCYDGEIFRTTADGKELPGSWRQGQDLAWKTHIRDRHPTIYNVETAPELTPEQRQFMQQLGVKTLLGVPLLLRTEVIGSFTLRFMEQREFQADDLELMQALAHHATLAIQLLRMAEQNREAAILEERNRLAREIHDTLAQAFTGISIQLGVAKWLLRQDPTAVADIIDRVEDLTRSGLAEAQRSVWALRPNEKEYADLVQQLSGSVNQMTTGASLAIDLQILGAPRLLSPAIGKNILRIGQEAITNTLKHAEATTLSIKLTYDDTSVELCVQDNGRGFLPDMDTGGFGLISMSERADRIGGQLTIHSQPGQGTEICIHVAAT; encoded by the coding sequence ATGGTCAGCAACTATTTGCGATTGCCAGCATCCACTCGATACTCGATGTCCCAAAGTGATTTTGAAATCAAAGCTCAATCCGCCAGTGAGGCACCAATCCAAAGAGTTGAGCAACTTGCTAAAGCGAATGCCGTCCTTAAAAAAACAGTCGATGTTTTGGCGAGTGAGCCAGAAATTGACACCGCATTGGGACACGTTTTGTGTGTGATGAGCGAATGTCTGGGCTCGCCTTCATCTGCTTTGTGGTTGGCGGCTCCCAACTCAGATACCTTTCATGTCCATCTAGTGTGTTATGACGGTGAGATTTTTAGAACCACCGCTGATGGTAAGGAACTGCCCGGATCATGGCGGCAGGGGCAAGACTTAGCCTGGAAAACCCATATTCGCGATCGCCATCCCACCATTTATAACGTTGAAACTGCCCCAGAGTTAACACCTGAGCAACGCCAGTTTATGCAACAGTTGGGTGTCAAGACCTTGTTAGGTGTGCCGTTGCTCTTGAGAACGGAAGTGATCGGCAGTTTCACCCTTCGCTTTATGGAACAGCGAGAGTTTCAAGCGGATGATCTGGAACTCATGCAAGCCTTGGCACATCATGCAACTCTAGCAATTCAGTTGCTACGGATGGCAGAGCAAAACCGAGAAGCGGCTATTCTAGAGGAACGCAATCGACTGGCGCGAGAAATTCACGATACATTGGCACAGGCATTCACCGGAATTTCAATTCAACTGGGAGTTGCAAAGTGGCTTTTGAGACAGGATCCGACCGCTGTAGCTGATATTATCGATCGCGTCGAAGATCTGACACGGAGTGGACTGGCGGAGGCACAGCGATCGGTGTGGGCACTCCGTCCCAATGAGAAGGAATACGCCGATCTGGTCCAGCAGTTGTCTGGCAGTGTTAATCAAATGACAACAGGGGCATCGCTTGCAATTGATTTGCAAATTTTGGGAGCACCCCGTCTGCTCTCACCAGCGATTGGAAAAAATATATTGCGCATTGGTCAGGAAGCAATCACTAACACGCTGAAGCACGCTGAAGCAACAACCCTGTCTATTAAACTGACCTATGACGATACAAGTGTCGAATTGTGTGTTCAAGATAATGGGCGTGGTTTTTTACCCGATATGGATACGGGTGGTTTTGGGCTGATCAGTATGAGTGAACGTGCCGATCGCATTGGTGGGCAACTAACGATTCACAGCCAACCAGGGCAAGGCACAGAGATTTGTATTCATGTTGCTGCCACTTAG
- a CDS encoding SDR family oxidoreductase, whose product MRAVLITGASSGIGYGAAKEFVSQGYHVFGSVRQDRDAQQLSHEMGTNFVPLCFDVTDANAIQQAADKVASMLEGKGLAGLINNAGIATSGPLIHQPLDEIRWQFEVNVIGLIAVTQAFLPLLKAQTSRANPGRIINISSTGGKIAAPFIGAYAGSKHAVEGISHSLRRELQLHGIDVIIVAPGAVNTPIWDKESAQDVSRYTATEYAESIRAFQQYFVAQGKQGYSSEVVGRFIRRVFETPNPKSRYTIVRNPISNWILPALLPDRWLDKLIGRNVGLLPK is encoded by the coding sequence ATGAGAGCGGTTTTAATTACAGGAGCTTCTTCAGGGATTGGATACGGAGCAGCCAAAGAATTTGTAAGCCAGGGGTATCATGTATTTGGCAGCGTTCGTCAAGATAGAGATGCCCAACAACTGAGCCATGAAATGGGTACAAATTTTGTACCGCTATGCTTTGATGTCACCGATGCAAATGCGATCCAGCAAGCTGCTGACAAGGTTGCATCCATGTTAGAAGGCAAAGGGTTAGCAGGATTGATCAACAACGCTGGTATTGCGACCAGTGGTCCACTCATCCACCAACCCTTAGATGAGATTCGCTGGCAATTTGAAGTGAATGTGATTGGTTTAATCGCCGTTACTCAAGCGTTTCTACCGCTGTTAAAAGCTCAAACATCGCGTGCAAACCCAGGCAGAATCATTAACATTAGTTCTACTGGTGGCAAGATTGCTGCTCCGTTTATCGGGGCTTATGCAGGTAGCAAACATGCAGTTGAAGGCATCTCTCACAGCCTACGACGAGAGCTACAGCTTCATGGGATTGATGTCATTATTGTGGCTCCGGGTGCTGTAAATACCCCCATTTGGGATAAGGAATCAGCACAGGATGTGAGCCGATATACCGCGACTGAGTATGCAGAATCGATACGAGCTTTTCAACAATATTTTGTTGCTCAGGGCAAACAGGGGTATTCCTCAGAGGTAGTCGGACGCTTTATTCGCAGAGTCTTTGAAACTCCAAATCCAAAATCCCGATACACGATTGTTCGCAACCCAATTTCCAACTGGATTCTTCCTGCTCTCTTACCCGATCGCTGGCTAGATAAACTGATTGGGCGAAATGTCGGCTTGTTACCTAAGTAA
- a CDS encoding response regulator, with protein MAKPVILTVDDDPDVLQAVSRDLRHQYGDRFRVVRAESGKSALEALEQLKLRNESVALFLVDQRMPNMDGVGFLGEALKLYPEAKRALLTAYADTDAAIRAINRTRIDYYLLKPWDPPEERLYPVLDDLLDDWFAGFRPPFEGIRVVGNRWSPLSHQAKDFLARNQIPYQWLDVELEPEAAKLVEYAEAEGKQQLPLVLFPDGSRLVQPSNLAIAEKIGLRTQAERPFYDLAIIGGGPAGLAAAVYGASEGLSTVMIEREAPGGQAGSSSRIENYLGFPVGLSGADLARRAVTQARRFGVEILTPQEVRSVRITDPYRILHLADGSEISCHALLVATGVSYRKLSVPGIDPLCGAGVYYGAAMTEAIACQGESVYIVGGANSAGQAAMHFSKYASEVVMLVRSPLTKSMSQYLIDQIEATPNIRVCTGCVVEEVKGTTNLEALVVKNLNTGERDTVNATSLFIFIGAMPQTDWLDGTVERDEKGFILTGPDLIREGKPPKGWNLDRPPFLLETSVPGIFAAGDVRYNSVKRVASGVGEGAIAVQFVHRYLSKV; from the coding sequence ATGGCAAAGCCTGTAATTCTGACTGTTGATGATGATCCAGATGTATTGCAAGCCGTGTCACGAGACTTGCGACATCAGTATGGCGATCGCTTTCGCGTCGTTCGGGCTGAGTCTGGGAAAAGCGCGTTAGAAGCCCTGGAACAACTGAAGCTGCGAAATGAATCCGTGGCACTGTTTCTCGTCGATCAACGGATGCCCAACATGGACGGGGTAGGATTTTTGGGGGAAGCCCTCAAACTCTATCCAGAAGCAAAACGGGCACTCCTGACGGCTTATGCTGATACCGATGCTGCCATTCGCGCCATCAACCGGACACGCATCGACTATTACTTGCTGAAACCCTGGGATCCCCCCGAAGAGCGGCTTTATCCAGTGTTGGATGACTTGCTGGATGACTGGTTTGCAGGCTTTCGTCCACCCTTTGAAGGCATCCGGGTTGTGGGAAATCGTTGGTCACCCCTATCTCACCAGGCAAAAGACTTCCTGGCACGGAACCAGATCCCCTATCAGTGGTTGGATGTTGAACTGGAACCTGAAGCCGCCAAATTGGTAGAGTATGCCGAAGCTGAGGGCAAACAACAGTTACCCCTGGTTCTCTTTCCCGACGGTTCCCGGTTGGTACAGCCCTCAAACCTGGCGATCGCCGAAAAAATCGGACTGCGAACTCAGGCAGAACGTCCCTTTTATGACCTCGCCATCATCGGCGGTGGACCTGCGGGATTAGCTGCCGCTGTTTATGGTGCATCTGAGGGACTCAGCACCGTCATGATTGAGCGAGAAGCACCAGGCGGACAGGCGGGTTCCAGTTCTCGCATTGAAAACTATCTGGGGTTTCCGGTGGGGTTGAGCGGGGCAGATTTAGCCCGTCGAGCCGTGACACAAGCCCGGCGATTTGGCGTAGAAATTCTCACACCTCAAGAAGTCAGGAGCGTTCGCATTACTGACCCTTACCGGATTTTGCACTTGGCAGATGGGAGTGAGATCAGTTGCCACGCACTGCTGGTCGCGACCGGAGTTTCCTATCGCAAACTTAGTGTGCCGGGAATCGACCCGTTATGTGGTGCAGGGGTCTACTATGGAGCCGCTATGACAGAGGCGATCGCCTGCCAGGGAGAATCGGTTTACATTGTCGGGGGTGCCAACTCTGCCGGACAAGCCGCCATGCACTTCTCCAAATATGCGAGTGAGGTGGTGATGTTGGTGCGATCGCCCCTGACTAAGAGCATGTCGCAATATCTGATCGACCAGATCGAGGCGACCCCCAATATTCGGGTGTGTACAGGCTGTGTCGTGGAAGAGGTCAAAGGGACAACCAACCTGGAAGCCCTGGTGGTTAAAAATCTCAACACAGGTGAACGAGACACGGTTAATGCCACATCCCTCTTCATTTTCATTGGTGCGATGCCTCAAACCGATTGGCTGGATGGCACAGTCGAGCGAGATGAAAAGGGCTTTATCCTGACTGGACCCGACTTGATTCGAGAGGGCAAGCCCCCGAAAGGCTGGAATCTTGATCGCCCCCCCTTCCTGCTTGAAACTAGCGTTCCGGGCATTTTTGCCGCCGGAGATGTGCGCTACAACTCTGTCAAACGAGTGGCATCCGGAGTGGGTGAGGGTGCGATCGCCGTTCAATTTGTCCATCGTTACCTCAGCAAGGTGTAG
- a CDS encoding response regulator, whose protein sequence is MSEQSIRVLVVDDHPIVRNGLVLMVRYRSGMEIVAEAANGVEAVALFRQYHPDITLMDLQMPEMNGVEAIAKIRQEYPEARMIILSTYDSDEEIYQGLQAGAKGYILKNAPVDEIVRAIHMVHSGKKYIPPEVGEKLAERMSRPQLTPREQQVLELIAQGQSNSEIAETLHLSESAIKYHANHVFSKLGVSDRTQAALFAIKRGMVSRTLTS, encoded by the coding sequence ATGTCAGAACAATCGATTCGAGTTTTAGTCGTCGATGATCATCCCATTGTTCGCAATGGATTGGTGTTAATGGTGCGATATCGGTCAGGGATGGAGATTGTCGCTGAGGCAGCCAATGGTGTGGAGGCGGTAGCCCTGTTTCGACAATATCACCCGGATATCACGCTGATGGATTTGCAAATGCCAGAAATGAATGGAGTGGAGGCGATCGCCAAAATTCGGCAAGAGTATCCAGAGGCACGCATGATTATCCTCAGCACCTATGACAGTGATGAAGAGATTTATCAGGGGCTACAGGCGGGCGCAAAGGGATACATTCTGAAGAATGCCCCGGTGGATGAAATCGTTAGAGCCATTCACATGGTGCATTCAGGGAAGAAATACATTCCTCCTGAGGTGGGCGAAAAATTGGCAGAACGTATGAGCCGTCCCCAGTTGACTCCGCGAGAACAGCAAGTGTTAGAACTGATCGCGCAGGGTCAAAGTAACAGCGAAATTGCCGAAACGCTACACCTGTCTGAAAGCGCAATTAAGTATCATGCCAATCATGTGTTTAGCAAATTAGGGGTGAGCGATCGCACCCAGGCAGCCCTTTTCGCTATCAAACGGGGCATGGTGAGCCGGACGCTAACATCGTAA
- a CDS encoding 3'-5' exonuclease: MTTFVALDFETADNARDSACSVGLIRVENYQIVQRAHYLIRPPRSTFRFTSIHGIRWRDVADQPSFGELWNVFNSSLYGVEFLAAHNASFDKGVLYACCDTYGIPRPSQPFVCTVQLARKTWNIRPTKLPNVCEYLGIELDHHQALSDAEACARIVISAHRF, encoded by the coding sequence ATGACAACTTTTGTTGCTCTGGATTTTGAAACAGCAGACAACGCCAGAGATAGTGCCTGTTCTGTGGGGCTTATCCGCGTAGAAAACTACCAGATTGTGCAACGGGCGCATTATCTGATCCGTCCACCTCGGTCAACATTCCGGTTTACCTCGATTCATGGCATTCGATGGCGAGATGTGGCTGACCAACCCTCCTTTGGCGAGTTGTGGAATGTTTTTAATTCAAGCCTGTATGGTGTAGAGTTTCTGGCAGCCCATAACGCTTCCTTTGATAAGGGAGTTTTGTATGCCTGTTGTGACACGTATGGCATTCCTCGACCCTCACAGCCTTTTGTTTGTACCGTACAACTGGCTCGCAAAACCTGGAACATTCGCCCCACAAAATTGCCCAATGTTTGTGAGTATCTGGGGATTGAGTTAGATCACCATCAAGCATTGTCAGATGCGGAAGCGTGTGCGCGAATTGTAATTTCGGCACACCGATTCTAG
- a CDS encoding diadenylate cyclase produces the protein MMLSPLSFLIDELKQNGIATAVPELIQHPDVLAELSYALSPVLHEGKLQPYGFIAIEKKNAPVIKSTCEKLQINLSEARRVADGCYSFSIFKSGQFHGVFIPKYAAYTELQLVQLQQELGAIIGITDTNGVTKLFCDAGLFIHQYRSWQKKPCINQALSNIRRCAPQADPETLKDLLEFCFHDLSPRKIGATLVWCLAEPSPEEWENMRPNFALQEIETQVGSDRSVAVLRHLLTYTDGAVILDAQARAIGVGAQLKYSEASKRLIEARAGTRHTSAQRFSFDFVKGIIFVVSSDGPVTIFSDGMSVTDLEVRFIDETPIEDTEDYSTSEVAISSCSSEVTCQGCKKRLKIQEIESEDLQKQERSLRCPICGHSLHSVTCSNLDVYVIKVLQEAMRLVHQSDASLIIKTVSTSRQLS, from the coding sequence ATGATGCTATCACCGCTCTCCTTCCTGATCGATGAACTGAAGCAAAATGGCATTGCCACAGCTGTTCCTGAGTTAATTCAACATCCCGATGTGCTGGCAGAACTGAGTTACGCGCTCAGCCCAGTTCTGCACGAAGGAAAGCTGCAACCTTACGGCTTCATCGCGATCGAAAAGAAGAATGCTCCCGTCATTAAAAGCACTTGTGAGAAATTGCAAATTAATCTGTCGGAGGCAAGGCGAGTGGCGGATGGGTGCTACAGTTTCTCTATTTTCAAATCGGGGCAGTTTCACGGAGTGTTTATCCCCAAGTATGCTGCTTACACCGAACTGCAACTCGTGCAGCTTCAGCAAGAGTTAGGTGCGATTATTGGGATTACCGACACTAACGGTGTGACCAAACTATTTTGTGATGCTGGGCTGTTCATTCACCAGTACCGCAGTTGGCAGAAAAAACCTTGTATCAATCAAGCCTTAAGTAATATTCGCCGTTGTGCTCCTCAAGCTGATCCTGAAACGTTAAAGGACTTGTTAGAGTTTTGTTTTCATGATTTGAGCCCACGTAAAATTGGGGCGACACTGGTCTGGTGTTTGGCAGAGCCAAGCCCAGAGGAATGGGAAAATATGCGCCCCAACTTTGCACTTCAGGAGATTGAAACGCAAGTAGGCAGCGATCGCTCTGTGGCTGTTTTGCGTCACCTCCTGACCTACACTGATGGAGCCGTTATTCTAGATGCTCAAGCACGGGCGATCGGGGTAGGCGCACAACTGAAATATTCTGAAGCAAGTAAGCGTTTGATTGAGGCGCGTGCTGGAACTCGACACACCTCTGCTCAACGCTTTTCCTTTGATTTTGTCAAAGGAATTATCTTTGTTGTCTCCAGTGATGGTCCAGTCACCATTTTTTCTGATGGCATGAGTGTGACAGATCTGGAGGTTCGTTTCATTGATGAAACACCCATTGAAGACACAGAAGATTACTCAACGTCAGAAGTTGCGATCTCTTCCTGCTCAAGTGAGGTGACTTGTCAGGGGTGTAAAAAACGACTCAAGATTCAAGAGATAGAAAGTGAGGATCTGCAAAAACAGGAAAGATCATTACGTTGTCCTATATGCGGTCATTCTCTTCACTCAGTTACCTGTAGTAACTTAGATGTTTATGTGATCAAAGTACTACAGGAAGCAATGCGGTTAGTACATCAATCTGATGCATCTCTGATCATAAAAACTGTCTCAACCTCACGTCAATTGTCATGA
- a CDS encoding sensor histidine kinase: MGNQLCIDDLLLLEPFQKLPEARLQWVCDRAQKVSLQTGEVLVREGDPHRGLLILVKGQIVITRRSEGAEIPIGRHNAPAFFGEIQVLTDDPAPVTLQALTECYLYEIETEDFRTLLHECREFERMIFRSMERRSRGLESFIRGREKMAALGTLAAGLAHELNNPAAALVRALKEMPTAMLELQRMNLVYGQRQVEPEHTQKWLQIRDAGYEAILNDRTNPVTLSDREESLLEWLEDYGVEKAWKLAEPLAEGDVTPEMLDQLMERWRNDTTELREMGLHWLALSFEVMSMVKHGLRGAERISELVKAMKSYSYLDQGIQQEVDVHQGLEDTLRLFGHKLKQGIQVKRQYDPKVPKVLAFGSELNQVWTNLIDNAIDAMDGKGVLELTTQFKGSSIRVDITDSGSGIPPEIQSRIFEPFFTTKPVGQGSGLGLETIRRIIENRHQGSILFESKPGRTSFMVCLPLNKPVIRSGSEE, from the coding sequence ATGGGAAACCAATTATGTATCGATGACTTGTTGCTGCTCGAACCGTTTCAAAAACTGCCTGAAGCTCGACTGCAATGGGTGTGCGATCGCGCCCAAAAAGTGTCACTCCAGACCGGAGAGGTGCTGGTGCGTGAGGGTGATCCCCATCGGGGTCTACTCATCCTGGTCAAAGGTCAAATCGTCATCACTCGCCGCAGCGAAGGGGCTGAAATTCCCATTGGGCGACACAATGCACCTGCTTTTTTTGGCGAGATCCAGGTGCTCACCGATGACCCTGCTCCGGTTACACTGCAAGCGTTAACCGAGTGCTACCTGTACGAGATCGAGACAGAGGACTTTCGTACGCTGTTGCACGAATGTCGTGAATTTGAGCGCATGATCTTCCGCAGCATGGAGCGGCGATCGCGTGGGTTAGAGTCGTTTATTCGTGGACGAGAAAAAATGGCAGCTTTGGGAACCTTAGCCGCAGGGCTTGCCCACGAGTTAAATAACCCTGCTGCTGCGCTGGTTCGGGCACTCAAGGAGATGCCAACGGCGATGCTGGAATTACAACGGATGAATCTGGTGTACGGGCAACGCCAGGTAGAACCTGAGCATACCCAGAAATGGTTGCAGATACGCGATGCAGGCTATGAAGCCATTTTGAACGATCGCACCAATCCAGTGACACTGAGCGATCGCGAAGAGAGCCTGCTGGAGTGGTTAGAAGACTACGGGGTTGAGAAAGCCTGGAAGCTGGCTGAACCCCTGGCAGAAGGCGACGTTACGCCTGAAATGCTCGATCAGTTGATGGAGCGTTGGCGAAATGACACCACCGAACTGCGAGAGATGGGATTGCACTGGTTGGCGTTGTCCTTTGAAGTGATGTCCATGGTTAAGCATGGTTTGCGGGGTGCAGAACGCATTTCAGAGCTTGTCAAAGCGATGAAGTCCTACTCTTATCTCGATCAGGGCATTCAACAGGAAGTCGATGTCCATCAGGGATTGGAAGATACGCTGCGCCTATTTGGACACAAACTCAAGCAGGGCATTCAGGTCAAACGGCAGTATGATCCCAAAGTACCCAAGGTGCTCGCCTTTGGCAGCGAACTCAATCAAGTGTGGACAAACTTAATTGACAATGCGATCGATGCTATGGATGGCAAAGGTGTATTGGAACTGACTACCCAGTTTAAAGGAAGTTCCATTCGGGTTGATATCACCGACTCTGGAAGCGGCATTCCACCTGAAATTCAGTCGCGCATTTTTGAACCGTTCTTTACAACGAAACCCGTAGGGCAAGGGTCGGGATTAGGCTTAGAAACTATCCGCCGTATCATTGAGAATCGCCATCAGGGCTCAATCCTATTTGAGTCAAAGCCAGGAAGAACGAGTTTTATGGTTTGCTTGCCATTGAATAAACCTGTGATTCGGTCGGGGAGTGAAGAGTAG